One segment of Lutra lutra chromosome 12, mLutLut1.2, whole genome shotgun sequence DNA contains the following:
- the ANKRD12 gene encoding ankyrin repeat domain-containing protein 12 isoform X3 → MMNVPELLLDQSPSRNDAKTVNSEEARSVNPSSVDENIDSETEKDSLICESKQIIPSKAPLPSALDEYEFKDDDDEEINKMIDDRHILRKEIRKENEAEVEKNSLFTKQEKAFYPKSFKSKKQKPSRVLYSSSESSDEEILQNKKVSAPCSVPETSNSDTQTKKEYGVSSEHKQKGKVKRKLKNQNKNKENQELKQEKEGKENTRVTNLTVNTALDCSEKTREEGNFRKSFSPKDDTSLHLFHISTGKSPKHSCGLSEKQSTPLKQEHSKTCLSPGSSEMSLQPDLVRYDNTESEFLPESSSVKSCKHKEKNKHQKDFHLEFGEKSNAKVKDEDHSPTFENSDCTLKKMDKEGKTLKKHKLKHKEREKEKHKKEIEGEKEKYKNRDSAKELQRSVEFDREFWKENFFKSDETEDLFLNMEHESLTEKKSKLEKNIKEDKSTKEKHVSKERNFKEEREKIKKESEKSFREEKTKDLKEERENIPIDKETECSSLGTNASEESTGLHSMEKEIETEKQEKHIKENKEKSERRFQTKEKDVEKTERKNSEKEKKTKHEHKSEKDKLDLSDCVDRIKEKDRLYSHHSERCHKEGEKIKNITTVKKTDDREKSREKMDRKHDKEKPEKERHLAENKEKHLIEKKNKQADNSDYTKSEKSKNKEKDREVDKKEKSRDKEGVNITNSKHFQEEKKSSIADNSKAQHEKTLSLKEKTKDEPLKTPDGKEKDKKDKDIDRYKERDKHKDKIQLNSLLKVKSEADKPKLKSSPASKDTRPKEKRLVNDDLMQTSFERMLSLKDLEIEQWHKKHKEKIKQKEKERLRNRNCLELKVKDKEKTKHLLAESKNKELTRSKSSELTDAYTKEKQSKDVVSNRSQSVDAKNITNLGKSSFVSDNSLNRSPRSESEKPGLSSRSVSMISVASSEDSCHTTVTTPRPPVEYDSDFMLEGSDSQMSFSQSPFLPVAKSPALHERELDSLAELPERIKPPYTSRLPTSHLRSSSVEDVKLVINEGRPTVEVRRCSMPSVICEHTKQFQTISEESSQGGLAVPRDTCLSPKSEVPSNVPERELSNVSNIHSSFAASPTRSVSSKYISADINVIKSTAPVGTLMDSPMHLEQSNQVCVIQNKSWEVPNDRLESLSTGDLICPNSSAPDQDSSVQGFCNSENKILKEQNTDFLSLHQTELPGNSCAQDPASFLPSQQPCSFHSQSLSDAESVSKRMSVSYVANQEPGIAQQKNAVQIMNSVLDTNNESTKEMENTFVLTDVQKTDAFVPVYSESTVQEASSNFEKANTLSVLPSEKDFSGSDASSQLNTHYTFSKLMYKSSSGHEVESSTSDIQVISHDKENKLESLVLTHLNDKCDSDLCEMSTGMPKGNLNEQDNPKHCPEGEKCLLSMEDEESQQSTLSSLENHLQQPAQPEMHKYGQIGKVELEENADDDKTENQIPQRMTRNKANTVTNQSKQILASCTLFSEKDSESSSPRGRIRLTEEDDPQIHHPRKRKVSRVPQPVQVSPSLLQAKEKTQQSLAAIVDSLKLDEIQPYSSERANPYFEYLHIRKKIEEKRKLLCSVIPQAPQYYDEYVTFNGSYLLDGNPLSKICIPTITPPPSLSDPLKELFRQQEVVRMKLRLQHSIEREKLIVSNEQEVLRVHYRAARTLANQTLPFSACTVLLDAEVYSVPLDAQSDDSKTSVRDRFNARQFMSWLQDVDDKFDKLKTCLLMRQQHEAAALNAVQRLEWQLKLQELDPATYKSISIYEIQEFYVPLVDVNDDFELTPI, encoded by the exons ATGATGAATGTGCCTGAATTATTGCTTGATCAAAGTCCCTCAAGGAATGATGCAAAAACTGTCA aTTCTGAAGAGGCTCGGTCTGTAAATCCTTCCAGTGTTGATGAAAATATTGActctgagacagagaaagactcTCTCATCTGTGAAAGTAAACAGATAATTCCGAGTAAAGCACCTCTTCCATCTGCTCTTGATGAATATGAGttcaaagatgatgatgatgaagaaataaataaaatgattgatGACAGACATATTCTTAGGAAAGAGATACGAAAAGAGAATGAAGCTGAAGTAGAAAAGAATAGTTTGTTTACCAAACAGGAGAAAGCTTTCTATCCTaaatcatttaaaagtaaaaaacaaaagccatcgAGAGTTTTGTATTCAAGTTCTGAAAgttcagatgaagaaattcttCAGAATAAAAAGGTTTCTGCTCCATGTTCTGTCCCTGAAACGTCAAATTCTGATACACAAACCAAAAAGGAATATGGAGTTTCAAGTGAACATAAACAGAAAGGCAAAgttaaaagaaagttaaagaaccagaacaaaaataaagagaaccaAGAGCTGAAgcaagaaaaagaggggaaagaaaataccAGAGTAACAAACTTGACAGTTAATACTGCACTAGATTGCTCAGAAAAGACCAGAGAGGAGGGgaattttagaaaatcttttagCCCGAAAGATGATACTTCGTTACATTTATTTCATATCTCCACAGGTAAATCTCCTAAACATTCTTGTGGACTAAGTGAAAAGCAGTCAACACCACTGAAACAAGAACATAGTAAAACATGTTTATCACCAGGAAGTTCTGAAATGTCTTTACAGCCTGATCTTGTTCGGTATGATAATACAGAATCTGAATTCTTGCCAGAAAGTTCAAGTGTAAAATCTTGTaagcacaaggaaaaaaataaacatcagaaaGATTTTCACTTAGAATTTGGTGAAAAGTCAAATGCCAAAGTAAAGGATGAAGATCATAGTCCAACATTTGAAAATTCAGATTGcacactgaaaaaaatggataaagagggtaaaacattaaaaaagcatAAATTGAAAcataaagagagggaaaaagaaaagcataaaaaagagattgaaggtgaaaaggaaaagtacaaaaatagaGATAGTGCTAAAGAGTTGCAGCGGAGTGTAGAATTTGATAGAGAATTTTGGAAagagaacttttttaaaagtgatgaGACTGaagatctctttttaaatatgGAGCATGAGTccctaacagaaaaaaaatcaaaattggaaaaaaacataaaagaagataAATCAACCAAGGAAAAACATGTTTCAAAAGAGAGGAATTTTAAGGAAGAACGAgagaagattaaaaaggaaagtgagaaatctttcagggaagaaaaaacaaaagatttaaaagaagaaagagagaacatacccatagataaagaaacagaatgcAGTTCTTTAGGAACAAATGCCAGTGAAGAATCTACAGGGTTACACTcaatggaaaaggaaatagagacagaaaaacaagaaaagcatataaaagaaaataaggaaaaatctgAGAGGCGGTTTCAGACTAAAGAAAAGGATGTTGagaagactgaaagaaaaaattctgaaaaagaaaagaagaccaaaCATGAgcataagtcagagaaagacaagttaGATCTTAGTGACTGTGttgacagaataaaagaaaaagacaggttGTATTCACATCACTCTGAGCGGTGCcacaaagaaggagagaagataaaaaatatcACCACTGTGAAAAAAACTGATGATagagagaaaagtagagaaaagatgGATAGAAAACATGacaaagaaaaacctgaaaaagaGAGGCATTtagcagaaaacaaagaaaagcacttgatagaaaaaaaaaacaaacaagcagacaaTAGTGACTATACTAAAtcagaaaagagcaaaaataaagaaaaagacagggaggtagataaaaaggaaaaatctagaGATAAAGAAGGCGTAAATATAACTAACTCCAAACACTTCCAGGAAGAGAAGAAGTCAAGTATAGCAGACAATAGTAAAGCACAACATGAGAAAACTTTATcccttaaagaaaaaacaaaagatgaacCTTTGAAAACgccagatggaaaagaaaaagataaaaaagataaagacataGACAGATACAAAGAACGAGACAAGCATAAGGATAAAATTCAACTAAATAGTTTACTCAAAGTAAAATCTGAAGCAGATAAGCCTAAACTTAAGTCCTCACCAGCATCAAAAGATACTCGACCTAAAGAAAAGAGGTTAGTGAATGATGATTTAATGCAGACAAGTTTTGAACGAATGCTAAGCCTTAAAGACCTAGAAATAGAGCAGTGGCAcaaaaaacataaggaaaaaattaagcaaaaagaaaaggagcGGTTGAGAAATCGGAATTGTTTAGAACTTaaagtgaaagataaagaaaaaacaaagcatttgcTAGCTGAGtccaaaaataaagaacttactaGGTCAAAGAGTTCAGAGTTGACTGATGCTTATACCAAGGAGAAACAGTCTAAAGATGTCGTAAGTAACAGATCACAATCTGTTGATgccaaaaatataacaaatttagGGAAGTCATCTTTTGTTTCAGATAATAGCTTAAACAGATCTCCTAGATCAGAAAGTGAAAAGCCAGGTCTCAGCTCCAGATCTGTATCCATGATTTCGGTTGCTAGTTCAGAAGATTCCTGCCATACCACAGTGACAACCCCCAGGCCTCCAGTTGAATATGACTCTGACTTTATGTTAGAGGGCTCAGATTCCCAAATGTCCTTTTCCCAGTCACCTTTTTTGCCAGTTGCCAAATCTCCTGCCCTTCATGAAAGGGAATTAGATAGTTTGGCTGAACTTCCAGAGCGGATTAAACCACCATATACAAGCCGACTTCCAACATCCCATCTCCGATCATCTTCTGTAGAAGATGTTAAACTAGTTATAAATGAGGGGAGACCAACTGTAGAAGTTCGAAGATGTAGTATGCCATCTGTCATTTGTGAACATACAAAACAATTCCAAAcaatatcagaagaaagcagtcAAGGTGGCTTAGCTGTGCCAAgagatacttgtctttctcccaAATCTGAGGTGCCCTCAAATGTGCCTGAAAGAGAACTTTCAAATGTGTCTAACATTCATTCCAGTTTTGCTGCCTCTCCAACTAGATCTGTAAGCAGCAAATACATTTCAGCTGATATAAATGTTATCAAGAGTACTGCTCCAGTGGGCACTTTAATGGACAGTCCCATGCATTTAGAGCAATCTAATCAGGTTTGTGTGATCCAAAATAAATCATGGGAGGTACCTAATGACAGACTGGAGTCATTAAGCACCGGTGACTTGATCTGCCCAAATTCTAGTGCACCTGATCAAGATTCTTCTGTTCAGGGTTTTTgtaattctgaaaacaaaatactgaaagaacAGAACACAGATTTTTTATCCCTGCACCAGACTGAACTACCAGGAAACTCTTGTGCTCAGGACCCAGCGTCCTTTCTGCCTTCACAGCAGCCTTGCTCTTTCCACAGCCAATCACTTTCAGATGCTGAATCTGTTTCTAAACGTATGTCTGTATCATATGTTGCCAATCAAGAGCCGGGTATTGCACAACAGAAAAATGCAGTCCAAATTATGAATTCTGTTTTAGATACTAATAATGAATCTacgaaagaaatggaaaatactttTGTCCTAACAGATGTCCAAAAGACAGATGCCTTTGTCCCAGTGTACTCTGAAAGCACTGTTCAAGAAGCATCATCAAATTTTGAAAAGGCTAATACTTTGTCTGTATTACCATCAGAAAAAGACTTTAGTGGAAGTGATGCCTCTTCCCAGCTAAATACACATTACACATTTAGCAAACTAATGTACAAGTCTTCCAGTGGCCATGAGGTTGAAAGTAGCACTTCTGATATTCAGGTTATTTCacatgataaagaaaacaaactggagAGTTTGGTCTTAACTCACCTGAATGATAAATGTGATTCTGATTTATGTGAAATGAGTACAGGGATGCCAAAAGGAAACCTAAATGAACAAGATAATCCAAAACATTGCCCTGAAGGTGAAAAGTGTTTGCTTTCCATGGAGGATGAAGAATCACAACAAAGCACTTTATCAAGTCTGGAAAACCATTTACAACAACCGGCTCAACCAGAGATGCATAAATATGGTCAAATAGGTAAAgtagaattagaagaaaatgctGACGACGATAAAACTGAAAACCAGATCCCTCAAAGGATGactagaaacaaagcaaatacaGTGACAAATCAAAGCAAACAGATTCTTGCTAGCTGTACACTATTCTCAGAAAAAGACAGTGAATCTTCATCTCCTAGAGGAAGAATAAGGTTGACTGAAGAAGATGACCCTCAAATTCACCACCCACGGAAAAGGAAAGTGTCACGTGTACCACAGCCTGTGCAAGTGAGTCCCTCTTTACTgcaagcaaaagagaaaactcaGCAGTCTCTGGCAGCCATTGTAGACTCTCTGAAACTAGATGAGATTCAGCCATACAGTTCAGAGAGAGCGAATCCGTATTTTGAATACTTGCACATAcggaaaaaaattgaagaaaagcgCAAACTGTTGTGTAGTGTTATTCCTCAAGCACCTCAGTATTATGATGAGTATGTGACATTTAATGGATCCTATCTCCTGGATGGAAACCCCTTAAGCAAGATTTGCATTCCCACA attacaCCACCACCTTCACTGTCAGATCCACTTAAAGAGCTTTTTCGGCAACAAGAAGTTGTAAGAATGAAACTACGTTTGCAACACAGTATTGAAAGG